The sequence attctaatgaaaataaaatttaggatTACTCAAGCTTGAGCTATAAAAGCCTTGGAAAAATCAGGCTGTCCTCATCTATTCAGATGCTGTGTTTCAGTAAGTGCCCAATAGAAAGCATCAGCTTTCCACTACCTTTCTGGAATCAGCACCACGGAGGTACTTGTCACCTAAACCATCAGTAACCCTAGCTACTATTACAAGTACAGGAGACTTTATTGTACTAAGCTTTACACATAATTACACATTTGGGCCCTGCCTGGAAAGGGTCACAGTTTGACACACAGCAGGAGAACCACAACGACAGCCAAACAAGGAGATGAACACTTATTTTTACTATAACAAGTAGCATGAAAAATGCAGTTATGCAATCAATAGTTTCAAGGAGAAACGCAAATGCAGTCTGACTGGCAGCACAAGCTTTTTCAGTGCCTCCTGCTTAAGAAAACCTGAAAGAAGAAGATgcgtactgaaaaaaaaagaattccccgcaaaaaaaaaaaaaaagacaagttcagTAGCTCAGTGAGATAAAAGCTTGCCGAACAGATACGATAAGGAGCGCAGTAGTAAATCCGAGCGGGCTAAGAGACGTCGATAACGACAAGGCCGTTTGgagagaaggtgggggggggggcggcacgggGCCGACCACGCctgccccgaccgcctccccctCCGCATGTGCGCCACCAGGCCGCCGGCtcgccggggcccgggccgggagccggggcagcgccgcccccccgcccccggggcccgcCCTCACCGCACGGTCCGGATCACGAAGTAGACGATGAGGGCGGCGCTGGCCAGCACGAGCACGGACAGGGCGCGCTGCGTCATGGGCTGGCCCTGCTCAGGCGGCGCCGACACCTCggccaggcggctgctgctgccgccgccgctgctccgcgtggccgccgccgccgcgtcgccggccgtccccgtggggcgcggggaggcggcgccgcccgccgccgctgctcccccGCACcgcgcagccagcagcagcagccccgccaGGAGCCAGGGcaacagcggcggcggcggccaccgcATGGTGCCCCCTCGTCCCGCCCGGCGCGGCTCAAGCgcggccgggccctgccgccgccgccgccgcctcgccccagGAAGCGGAAGCAGCCGCGCTGCCATGGACGCGccggccggcgccccccgccgcgggccgttgGCGTCACGTGGCagaggcgggcgggcgcgcatgcgcggcggggcgcgggcgggcgggccgttGGGGCCGTGCTGGCGGCGGGGCGCGCCTTTAATAGCGGGGGCTTTTTATCCTAAACTCGATCAAATCCCAAACCCAcctaataataatcataatagaTAATAATATAGATATGATAATATTATATACTATGATAATATAATTTTTACAGCAATAATAGCTGTACAGTAGTAACATAAATTATGTAGCGTGTCGTGTCACCCATCAGACCCTGACAGTATCTGCGCTACAGAGCTGGTCAGTCAGCAACTGCTGTTAACGTTAGCCAGTTGAGGTGTTCAGGGCGGCGTAGCTGCAGTGACACGAAAGCCAAGATGGCTTATTGGGCAATGTTTTGGCTTTCCAAACATGGAAGTAACCGCTGCAGCTCAACATAGGAGAGGGAAGTTCATCTTTTCAGTTGAAATGTCATGCCTTATGTGTCTGATCATGAGGTAGCAGAATTGTATCGGGTTGGCTTGCGGCATACGAAGCCTTTGTGCAGAGGGAAAGTGATGAAAAGGACATAAGGAAAAGGATGATCTGGAAGACACTAGGATCTGTAGGGCTGTAACTCAGACCACTGCGTTTGCTCCCGTCGAGGTCAAATGGTGGAAATACCCGGAAAGCGGCTGTGTGTCGGTTGATGGGAGACAGCCAGAGGCCATGGAGCGACAGACGGGCCGAGAAGCTGGTGGAGACTCAGAAATCGGGGTGGCAGGAAACGTGTTCTGTCCCTGAGTGAGCTTAAAGCTCTGTGCAGAGCGAATCTATCACGGCGATACTACGCTAGTGTCGCGTATGTCCGTTCACTAAAGGAGAGGTCGTTATGGGGTACAGCAGGATAATCCTTTAATCATTGCAGTccctttctggatttttttttttaactccctttcTGTAAATAATATATTACAGCAAGGATGTCAGGGGTCGAATGTGCATATAGGACAGGAGGAATTTCATGGCGGcaatgaacatttttattttgtcccaGTATAGAAGTGAATGGATAGATACGAAAGTAGTTTAGAAATGTTATACGATATTTCTGCGCTACAGTTAGTATAAGTAGCTGCCAGACTCTGCGTATGGGCAGAGTTGTTTTGATACCCTGGAGAACTTAAACATTTCAGCTTAGGCATCACATAGGGTCATATAAGATTATATGTAAATTTTTTCAGCAGTGATTAGGTAGTAAACTATTAACAAGCTCAGTGATAGTAAACTGCAAAAAGGAGTTCAAGGTCTGTTACATAAACAGCGAGATAAACAGCGAGTCTGGCATTAGAAAGACTGAAGCTAATTAAGTATCATGTATGCCATTTGACTGTCATTTGTACATCCTTCCTTTGAAAATTCATGGTTGTTGTCACGGGAATATTATTTCAGATGGTTTAGGATAGCAAATGTATCTTCAGTAAATGAAAGTCTGCTCCATTTGCTAATTGCTGGAGCGAAGCATGTGACTAAAGTGTCTTGGGAACATGTTATGTTTTGGAACTTCGGTAGGGTTTGCCTGATGGAGGACAGgaacagcccccctcccccccccccccaaattcactGGGCTTCCTCTTCCCCATGCAGTTCTTTAAGATGTATTTTTCCTGGCAAGTGCAAAAAACGGCATTCCAGCACAGTGGCTTAGCAGTGGGGAAAGTGCTACAATCAAAAGCCAAGGAAGAATACTTTTTGCAACATGGGTTATTGGTACTAAACTGTCCTAAAGATATGTCAATTATGCATGGCCCACGTAAGATGCAATAGTGCTGGGATATATATTCAGAAGAATGCAGTGGCATATTTCATGGCAAACTGTATGCCAGACTTAACGTATGAGGGGAAAAACAAGGATTATCTTGATCAGTGAAGACTATGGAATGACTTCTTACTATTCTCCTTTTTCAATATGTGTATTTGTAAAACTATCCACTTTAAAATTGAGAGCCTCAGTGTTGAGTGGCCGGGGAAATagttttttgaagtttttcaaaaattaaaagataatccTTTTATTTCAGTAGGTAAGGTAGTCTTTGAactttcagaagagaaaacaaaactacaGTAATTTATGTTCATTACTGTGAAACAATTATTAATGAAATCTTTGCaaattcctttgtttttgttttttaaataactgaaatttaTACACCAGCGTTTAATACTGCGCACATTTAAATTGACTGCGAGTTTAATAAACTGAGAGAGAGACTTAAGAAAAtggtgcattttttaaaatgaaacatattcTTGAATGTGATGTAGCTTTGGAGCAGCATATAGAGGTTGGTTTGACAGCCATATGTAAGTTTTCTCAGCGTACCTGCTTGTTAGAAATTATTGTTCTATATATTATTTGTAgccaaaaacagaaaagagaattaaaCACAAATTATGACATTCTGCAATCATTCTGGTATATAAAGGTTTTTGAGAGAGGCGTCCTGGGGTTATATTCCCCTATTCCATGTGTAAATTGTAGAACTTGTCTcgcttacaaaagaaaaaaagaatgttcaCTTCCATATTGTACATCCAAAAGGTGACAGAATTTGAGTGCCAGTAAAAGACCCTGAGACTGCTAAATTGTCCATTAAAAGTAATGGAGCTTACTTGACTTTCACCtttgagaaaaacaaaattgGGCAATTTTTTTGAATTCCTTAAAATAGGCCTTGTAAGTGAACTGAAAGAgctgagaaattattttgcaagATTATGTGAGTGTCGAGGATGTCTGAGAAGGGGGCTTTTCATCAGGAAGGAAAATGATAACTCAGAGAAAGGTGCTTCGGAGCTCTATaccttgtatttctttttctctttttgcttgttCAACTAAAATTGCACTGTACACTTCCTGATACTGGTAGAGACAGAGGGCACTGTACAGAACACAGCTCTTTCCCTGTGCCCTCTCAGTCTGTAGATGTCACCCTTTATGAAGTCCTTGCAGAATAACTTTGGGGCAATCTTGAGAAGTTAAGAAACCAGGATTGACACTAGGCAGTCCATGCTTCTCCACTCTGATAGGCTACCCAGGTGCAAGCTGTCCTCCACCCCCTTAAACTCTGAATCAGCACTGCCAAATTCTGTAGGTCTTTACACCACATTCTAATCACTGTTATTTATACTGAAGACATCACTGTCCAGTATTTCTATACTTACCCTTGCATAGGTCAAGGAACTTTTCCAGCAAGCAATGGAAAGAGACTAAGCAATCTGTCTTCTTTTAATGATATTTCCCCCAATTATATGCAAACTAAATGAACTATATAAGCCGTGGTGAAGGACTGCAGAAGGATATATTCTGGAAAGAAACTCTACAGGTTCTTAAGAAAACTGTAGTTCTTTAGAAACTACAGTTTCTAAAGACATGTGTATAACTTAAAAATCACGTTTCACATATACAGCTCAGCAGGAGATCGGTGCTTTACTGCTTTTCAGAATATGACCAAATGCCTCTTTAGGaaggtgcttttaaaaatccagatACTCAGGGCTACgttaattgttatttttaatgtcttcattagCTATCGACCAAACTAATAAAGCtgttattacattttaaaaaatatgaaaaagaatttTATGTTCTGGATGTAAAAATGGTGTTCAGAGTTCGAAGGTAAGGAATCTTTCCTCAGTTTGAGAAAATGCTGTATAAAAAGGGATTTGAATGGTACAGAGGTTTCTAGTTGTGCAAACAGACACAGCCCAGAGGAGACAGGGAATGACTCTTCCCCTACACTTGCAATTATAGAGTCAGAAACTACTGTATCTGCTatcactgaagcaaagaaattctATGATGTTCTTGTGGTGGTACTCCTGAGCACAAGGTTTATTTTCACTAAAATAATCAGTTATACTTCTGTATGAGTTTTGACAAAGTGCCTTGAAGGAGACTGAGGAAACTCATCCATGTTTAACATTATATTCTCATGCTTGTTTATTACCTTTCATGCTTGTAGTACCCAAAGGCCCTGGTAGACCCAGGATCAATTTCTTGTGCTCAAGAAAATGAAGTAATTAAGAAGAGcaagactacaaaaaaaaaaatctgtctcttaTGCTGTTTATTGTAAATCATGTGCATACACTTAGGAACACATCGtataattttaaatgcttttctgaatagTGAGTTTGGAGGGATATTTGCTaataaaaatcacagcattttatgcactctgtattttgtttttttactttaagcAGGGATGTAAAAAGAGTTAACAATAAATGTTGCTCTTTTATAGTGCTTTTGTAAAATTGGGTTGCCAAATACAGTTTGCTTTTAGTATAATGGCACATTGCTGAAGGTAGACAAGCTAGTTTAATTTGTTGCAAAGAAGAAATCGTTTTATATTCAACTATAAAAAATTCAAGGTATTGCCAATATAATAGTTTATAGCAGCAATAAATTGGtttaaggattttaaaatgagCTCTTATTATTGGTCTGAACAAATGTTGCTTTGGAAAGTTTTCAGCTGTAGCAGTTTCTTCTAGTATTCCAGTcaacattattttctttcattactcTCATACAAATCTTTAGATCCAACAGATTCCAGTAGTATCTAGTCTGTTTACCTAAAGATAGTAAGTCAGAAGGGGTCAAGATTTGTATCATGCATTGTTATGCCTGACCCTCTATCACagtcctgtttattttttcttagctgAACTGGTGGTTCCTACGCATGTCAGGCGCATGAACCAGTGTCacctcctgctctgcacaggggCATTGTAAGGCTCTTAGTGGTGCACCGTAGCTCAGTGCAAGTGTTTGGCAGCAGCAATTATTTTTACTATCAACTGCAGCCGAGGATCTTTTGCTTGCTCCATCCCCATTAAATTACAGATGTGTCGTGGTCAAGTGCTGAGCAAAAAGACACGAAAGCCCCTAATAGCAAGAGCTAACATGAGTGGGCCACATGAACTGTTCTAACAGCCGCAGCTCACTTCTTTTCTGGGCAACTCCAGTGCACCCAGAGAGTTACCCATGTAGATCTCATGGGTAGCGAAAACTGGTCTGCCCAGTGCTCTCCCTTGATGCACCAACACTAGGCCTGTCTCTTCCCAAAAGCCCTGAATAGTCTCTAGAATGGTGAATGGCCTGTGGCCCTTTCCTGAGGCTAAAAGTGTATAGGACGCTTGCCGTCCTATACACAAACACTTGGatacctccccccgccccacactaAACAAAGTTTTCACTTAATTTGACTGTTCAGAGAAGTTTTTCTCTCCCAACAGCTAATCAAAACAACTAATCTCCccaaaagaaatctaaaaatacAGACCTTGATGGCATTGGGTTGATTACACAAATTGAATGTTGGCCCTACCGCTGTATCATATTTGGTAGGAAAGAGTCTAAAGGTCTTtaccattttttcccccagttgcCGTTAGAGAAAATGGGGAGAGAATGAGGTCTAATGAAAATTTCACTCAGGCTTAAGACCTTCTCTTTGCCTATGGGCCAAGTGTGGAAGCACGCAGTTAAATGTGTTCTGTGGTACCTAAAAGCAGTTTGACCTCTGAATGTGTGAGACGCATTCAGTCTAGAAAACAATGAcccaaatttaaaaattttagcaAATTGGATTTGATTTGCAGATTGGGGGAACGTCTTCAGAATAAGGAATTACTGCTTACCCCTTCCGTTGCTTTGATAACATCTGATCTATCAGTTGTAGAGATTTATGTTTATGGCTGTCTCGTAACATGCCAGAAATTCACCAACAGTTTCCACACAGAGGAGTACCTTCTTGGCTTGCAttgttatttatgtttaaaagttaTGTGATGGTCTGTATCTGTTTCTGAAACttcatgtttttgtttgcttgtgtcaAGCAAAAACTTTGCCTTGCCAAAGTGTCAAGAATTCAATATGTTGCCTCACTGGAGAAGCACCCTGTATAGGGTTTTACTGCACTCCCTACAATTTATATGAACTGCCCtcgccaaaggaaaaaaaaaacaaaacaaaaataaatgtccaCAGTATCTGTATCATATTGTAAACATCCGCAAAAGGCTTGTTttggaaaagtaaaaatacagcagTTATATAAAATGATTACAgaaatccattttttcccctctatgaaACTGTGAAATGATACCGAGGTTTTCTGCTTAAAACTGCCTGGACTGTTCACAAAGCGCAGGATTCTCAGTGTTACGCATGCACCTAATTTACATTAAAACCCATGAGAATTCGACACAATTTACTTCAAAAAACACACAACATAGAATTCATTATCAAATTTTACTATAATCCTAAAACAGATGGTGACATTAAAGGAACAGTCAATTTAAAACCTGATTGGTTTGCAACATAAAAGtgagtttaaaatgttttcaaatacagcCTGCATCTATGAATCAGGCTGTCAAAAAGTACAGCTTTACAACTGTactttaagaataatttttatctttccttattCTTTGTCCTCAAAGACAGAGTgaataaaagagagaagagaattgCTGACCGTATAGGGGTAACTGTTAAATTCTACCTAAAAAAATATGGAGAATGCTTGTTTTTTTGCttagttttggaaaaaatatttgaaagtgttACCTGTAGCTGTACAACGGAACATAATGTAGACAGAAAAGGACTTTTAAATCAAACTGTAAAACGTAAGTTTATCAAAAAAAAGTGTGAAGTTTGTCATCTCCAAACAAGATACATCCAGAATACACCCTAAAGAGGGCAGGAAAGTTCATAATGGGACCTGTCTAGACATTACACCAAGAGTCAGCTATAGTTTAAATCAAGGTTTTTATGGAGATAAACCAGTGAGAATGTCACTGACGTTTGCATTATGTTCTTTCACTAGATAGTATtacagcagaaaagagatgctaTAATTGCCATAACTAATACCTACAACAGTTCAGTCTTAAATTGTGTGATTAAGTGCTGTAATACTATCCTAATTTGTTATAGTAAGTAATTTGGTATAGCGAGTTTCCTTTTATATGTCAGCCCTTTTTATCATTAACAGCTTTTCCAGTATGAAAATTTCAAGAGTGGCTTTGGGGATTTTTCTCACCCTTTTTTATGTACAGGTTCCTTGTAGATAAATTTGAGTCTGATGACAGATGACATTGCTAAATTAGGTTCTTAACACCCATCTTTTCCACCAAACGTAGATTAGCGGAGTacttacaaagagaaaaaaatcacagtccaaGTATGCTCTCTTATGTAGAAAAGTCTCGCCTCACAGAAAGGTTGAAAATACCTTGAAAAGTCTAATATCTGTGTAATCTTTTAATGTTGGTTCATGTATTTGATTCTAAAAATTTTTTTAGTTATGATGGAAAACCAAATTTGCAAACTTCTAACAATCATCTGCAACATTTAACTGAATATTGTAACGTCTAGTTTTCCCTATGTGGGAGATCATGTCACATCTGAGAAGAGATTTAGAAGGGAAGTGAGAGATCCTCTTATATAAGTTGCCTGCCTGGAttaaaagcaatgcaaaaatatattGACTGTAAGTAAAACCTGTGGCACAATTGTGTTTCAGACTATACTTTACACCCCACGAGACCCTCCGTTTTACATCCTTTCTTTGTCAGATGAATGTTTGTCTCTGTGAGAAACTTCTGActgtcaaaatatatatataattatacaaATTTCaaactatatatataatttaagaGTCGTCTTTCATAATGAAAGC comes from Struthio camelus isolate bStrCam1 chromosome Z, bStrCam1.hap1, whole genome shotgun sequence and encodes:
- the FAM174A gene encoding membrane protein FAM174A; its protein translation is MRWPPPPLLPWLLAGLLLLAARCGGAAAAGGAASPRPTGTAGDAAAAATRSSGGGSSSRLAEVSAPPEQGQPMTQRALSVLVLASAALIVYFVIRTVRLRRRNRKTRRYGVLDTNIENMELTPLEQDDEDDDTTLFDANHPRR